The nucleotide sequence CAGAACACCGGATCCTGCGTGAAGATCCTGACGTAGTTCGAGATGCCGACGAAGACGGGGGAGGTGGTGATGAACCCGTTCCAGGAGAAGAAGCTCATCACCACGGTGTCGACCATCGGATAGACGAGGAACACCAGGAACAGCAGCAGCGCGGGCACCACGAACAGGAACGCGGCCCACCCGGGGGCGAGGCGCCCCCCGCGCCGCGGCGTGGTGCCGCGACGCGGAGAGCTCGACTTCAGAACAGTCACGACAGGCTCAGTTCGACGACGAACGGTTCTTGATGAACGTCTGCATCTGCTTACCCGCATCCGCCGGCGCGATCGACCCCGTCGCCACCCCGTTCATGATCCGCCAGTACTCCGTCGTCACATCCAGAGGCAACGTCTGATCGTTGTTCTGGAACTGACCGGTCGCCTTGCCTGCGAGCGCCACGAAGTCCTTCGTGATGCCGACGCCGTTGTCGCCGACCTTCGCACCGTTCACCACGGGGATCTGCGAGAAGTCGCCGGCGTACTTGTTCTGCACGCTCACGCTCATCCAGTAGTTGAGGAACTTCGCGGCGGCGTCGGGGTTCTTCGACGTCTTCGAGATGTAGTTCGCCTGCTGGAGGCCGTAGATGCGGCCGGTGCCGGTCGGGAACGGGAACACCCCGAGGTCAGAGGTCGGGCTGAAGTTCGCCTGCTTGAGGAAGCCGCCGAACCAGTCGCCCTCGAGCGCCATGGCCGCCTTCTTCTGGTAGAAGACCGTCTGGCCCTGGGCGTCGGTGTCGCTCACCCAGCCGGGGTTGAAGTAGTTCGTCGCCCAGGTCTTGAGCTGCGCGAACGACTCGGTCACGCACGACTCGGTGCCCCAGTTGCCCTTGAGCGCGGTCAGCTTGTCGAACGTCGCCGACCCGCACTTCGTCTCCAGCAGGTTGTCCAGCAGACGCATCACGTACCAGTTCACACTGCCGCCGAACTCGATCGGAGTGATCCCGGCCGACTTCAGCTTCGCCGCATCCGCTACCAACTCGTCATAGGTCGTCGGCGTCGACGTGATGCCCGCCTTGGCGAAGAGCGCCTTGTTGTAGACGATCGCCTCGACGTCGGCCGTGTACGGCACCCCGTGGTAGTCGCCGTACTGCGTGACGCTGGCGAGTGCGGTCTTCGTGAAGCGAGAGGTCCAGCCGTACTGCTTGTAGTACTTGGTGAGGTCGAGGTCGACGCCCTGCTTCACGTAGGTGCCGCCGAGGCCGAGGCCAGACCACTGGAAGTAGATGTCCGGCATCGCAGGCGTGCCGGCCGCCTGGCGCAGGGCGGTCTTGAGGTTGTCGGTGCTCTTCTCGGTGACGTTGACGGTGATGTTCGGGTACTTCTTCTCGAACCCGGCAACCATCGACTTGAGCCCGGTCTCGGCCGGCCCCTGCTGCGTCGTGGTCCAGTAGCTCAGCTCGACCTTGCCGTTGCTGCCGCCGCCGCTCGAACCCGAGCAGCCGCTGAGCACGAGAGCGATGGCCGCCGCGGTGGCGGCGATCGCCACGCCTGCGCGCTTGCGAATCATGTCATCTCCTTTGATGGGGGCGGGGAATGGACCCCGGAAGTGTGTGCTGTGTGTTACGCATAACAGAACTGCGTTATGGATAACATAGAGCGCGGCTAACCGGTTGACAAGTAGTCGCCGAAAAAATTCCGACGGGTATGCGCAGGATCCGAGTGCCTGCGCCTCCTGCGTTATGATCGCGAAAATCGACCCCCGCCGAAGGAGGCCCCGTGGCGACCGAACGCCCCAGACGGCGGCCCAGCATGGCCGATGTCGGCCGCGCCAGCGGCGTCTCCGCGCAGACCGTGTCGCGCTACTACACCGGCGGCTACGTCTCCCCCGCGACCCGCGACCTCATC is from Frondihabitans australicus and encodes:
- a CDS encoding ABC transporter substrate-binding protein; this translates as MIRKRAGVAIAATAAAIALVLSGCSGSSGGGSNGKVELSYWTTTQQGPAETGLKSMVAGFEKKYPNITVNVTEKSTDNLKTALRQAAGTPAMPDIYFQWSGLGLGGTYVKQGVDLDLTKYYKQYGWTSRFTKTALASVTQYGDYHGVPYTADVEAIVYNKALFAKAGITSTPTTYDELVADAAKLKSAGITPIEFGGSVNWYVMRLLDNLLETKCGSATFDKLTALKGNWGTESCVTESFAQLKTWATNYFNPGWVSDTDAQGQTVFYQKKAAMALEGDWFGGFLKQANFSPTSDLGVFPFPTGTGRIYGLQQANYISKTSKNPDAAAKFLNYWMSVSVQNKYAGDFSQIPVVNGAKVGDNGVGITKDFVALAGKATGQFQNNDQTLPLDVTTEYWRIMNGVATGSIAPADAGKQMQTFIKNRSSSN